A window of the Vibrio ostreae genome harbors these coding sequences:
- a CDS encoding GNAT family N-acetyltransferase yields the protein MPTLNFEHIDPIKLPLVKRFYKQHYPGTKPKSDELMIGGYTEQGMKAIVRFRQVAKYRLLTGMVVDSRLRGDKIGSQLLSYCQQNVLQDKDYCFAYSHLEGFYQQAAFETIDSSQLPAELLGLFQRYSASGKDLIPMQFIPEIR from the coding sequence AACACATAGACCCGATAAAGTTGCCTCTGGTAAAGCGTTTTTACAAACAGCACTACCCGGGCACCAAGCCAAAAAGCGATGAACTGATGATCGGTGGCTACACTGAACAGGGAATGAAAGCCATCGTGCGCTTTCGCCAGGTCGCTAAGTACCGTCTGCTGACCGGCATGGTCGTAGACAGCCGCCTGCGCGGTGACAAAATAGGCTCTCAGCTGCTGAGTTATTGTCAGCAGAACGTACTACAGGACAAGGATTACTGTTTTGCATACTCACATCTTGAGGGTTTCTATCAGCAAGCCGCGTTTGAAACCATTGATTCCAGCCAGCTGCCAGCCGAGCTGCTCGGTCTGTTCCAGCGTTACAGTGCGAGTGGAAAAGATCTCATTCCAATGCAATTCATTCCAGAGATCAGGTAA